The Pseudomonadota bacterium sequence GGCCCACTTCTTCAACCCGCGTCAGAGTCCTCCGGCGCGTGGCGGAGAAGGCCGCCACGTCACCCGCGCGACAAAAGGAGGAGGTCGACCGCAGGGGAGGAAGTATGGGCCCCGATTCGACATGAAGGCAATCGTCATCCGCGAGGGCAAGTCTGTCAAGGACGCCCTGAAGAAGCTCGACAAGACCTCGGAGAAGGTCCTGGTGGTGGTCGACGGAGACCATCGTCTGCTGGGAACCCTGAGCGACGGCGACATCCGCCGCCACCTGCTCAAGGGCCGCAGCCTCGACGACTCCATCAACGGCGTCTATCACCGGAACCCCGTCGTTCTCACGCGCCCAGACGCAAGCTACGAGCGCGCCCAGGAGCTCATGCTGGCGCGCAAGATCGGGCTGATCCCCGTGCTCGACGAAGACCGCAAGGTTGTCGAGCTGCTCACCTGGAACCAGGTGTTCTCGAAGCCCCAGAAGCGCCGCTGGGAGACCATCGATCTGCCGGTGGTGATCATGGCCGGCGGCAAGGGCACGCGCCTCGAGCCCTTCACCAAGGTCTTCCCCAAGCCGCTGATCCCCCTGGGCGACAAGCCCATCATCGAGGTGATCATCGACGAGTTCCGCGAGCACGGCCTGAAGCGGTTCTACGTCACGGTGAACTACAAGGCCGAGATGATCGAGGCCTACTTCAAGTGCCTCCCCCGAGACTATGAGATCACGTTCATCCGCGAGAGCGAGTACCTGGGCACGGCAGGGGCCCTGCGCCTGCTGAAGGGGTGCTTCGAAGGGCCGTTCATCGTGTCGAACTGCGACACCGTGGTGAAGGCCGACTACGCCGAGGTCGTGCGCCTGCATCAGCAGCAGGCCTCCTCCATCACCATCATGTCGGCCCTTCGGCACTACGAGATCCCCTACGGCGTGCTGTCGTACGGCCACGGCGGCGAGATCACCTCACTGGTCGAGAAGCCGGAGTGCACCTTCACCATCAACACCGGCTGCTACGTGCTCGACACCGAGGCCCTCTCGCTGATACCCGACGGGCCGTGCGACATGCCCTCGCTCATCTCCGAGATCATCGCCAAGAACAAGAAGGCCATCACCTATCCGGTGAACGAGAGCGACTACGTCGACATCGGCCAGTGGGACGAGTACCGTCGCACGGTCAAGGTGTTCGAGCAGGTGACCTGAAGCGATTCCATCAACAGCGGGCCTCGCGTGGGCGCGAGGTCGGACAAGGCGGTACCCAACGTGAAGATCGGCGCCCTCATCTCGGTGCGCAACAAGTCGGAGCGATTTCCGGGCAAGATACTGAAGCCCCTCGCCGGCCAGACCGTGTTCGAGCATCTGGTCGATCGCGTGAAGATGGCGGGCGCGGTCGATCGCGTCATCATCGCCACCAGCGATGACCCGCGCGACGAGGTGTTCAGCGACATCGCCGCGCGCAAGCACATCGACGTGTTCCGCGGCAGCCGCGCCGACAAGCTGAAGCGCTACCTCGACGCCCTCGACCACTTCGGTCTCGACGCCGCCATCGTCATCGACGGCGACGACATCCTCTGCTTCCCCGAGATCATCGACGAGACCGCCCGCGTGCTGCGCGATCAGCGCCCTGACGCCGTGCTGTGGCGGGGGCTGCCCCTGGGCGCCGCGTCGAGCGGGCTCACGAAGGCGGCCCTGGCCCGCATCATGGAGCTCAAGAACGAGGAAGACACCGAGGTGTGGGGCGGCTACTTCACCCGCGGCGACTTCGACACACGCTTCGTCGAGTCCGACGAGCCGCTCTTCGGGCATCCCGAGGTGCGCATGACCCTCGACTACGAAGAAGACCTCGCCTTCCTCGAGAAGGTGTTCGGCGCGCTGCACCCGACCAACCCGCGGTTCACCTCGCGCGACCTCATGCACCTGCTCATCAACGTTCACCCAGAGTTCAACGACATCACCCGACCGGCTCAGGAGCGGTACGAGACGAACATCGCCAAGGCCGCACCGGTCAGATTCAAGACGGAGAGCACCACACCATGAAGTACATCGTCTTCGGTCTCGGTTCGATGGGCAAGCGGCGCATCCGCTGCCTGCAGGCGCTGGGCGCGCGGCCCGAGGAGATCACCGGGTTCGACCTGCGCGCCGATCGTCGCGAGGAGGCGACCCGTCTCTACGGCGTCACCGCCATCGACAACCTCGAGGCCATCCGCTGGCCGGAGGTGAAGGCGCTGGTGGTCTCGACCCCGCCGGACTACCACCACATCTACATGAAGCTGGCCATCGAGAAGGGCCGACCGGCCTTCGTCGAGGCCTCGGTGCAGCTCGACGGGCTCGACGAGATCGATGCCGCCGCCAAGGCGAGTGGCGTTCTCATCGCCCCCAGCTGCACCCTGCGCTTCCACCCCGCCGTCAAGGACATGAAGCGCATCATCCAGAGCGGCCGCTACGGTCGGGTCACCAGCTTCACCCACTACTCCGGGCAGTACCTCCCCGACTGGCACCCCTGGGAGAACGTGCGCGACTTCTACGTCTCGAAGAAGGAGACGGGCGCCTGTCGCGAGATCATTCCCTTCGAGCTCACCTGGCTGCGCGATCTCGTGGGGCTGCCCACCGACATCGTCGGGCTGCGGGGCAAGACCATGGACGTGGGCGCCGACATCGACGACACCTACGTGGCAGCGGTCAAGTGCCCCACCTCGTACGGCACCATCATGGTCGAC is a genomic window containing:
- a CDS encoding gfo/Idh/MocA family oxidoreductase, with amino-acid sequence MKYIVFGLGSMGKRRIRCLQALGARPEEITGFDLRADRREEATRLYGVTAIDNLEAIRWPEVKALVVSTPPDYHHIYMKLAIEKGRPAFVEASVQLDGLDEIDAAAKASGVLIAPSCTLRFHPAVKDMKRIIQSGRYGRVTSFTHYSGQYLPDWHPWENVRDFYVSKKETGACREIIPFELTWLRDLVGLPTDIVGLRGKTMDVGADIDDTYVAAVKCPTSYGTIMVDVVARYAMRNLIVNMERGQLQWRWDKPEIWLFEADDKRSVVYGQRETHAQAGYNRNIAEEMYIDEIRAYLAAVDGTAPWPNTIQDDKAVLSLLYHMEKVSDEVQGAMVGA
- a CDS encoding CBS domain-containing protein, with protein sequence MKAIVIREGKSVKDALKKLDKTSEKVLVVVDGDHRLLGTLSDGDIRRHLLKGRSLDDSINGVYHRNPVVLTRPDASYERAQELMLARKIGLIPVLDEDRKVVELLTWNQVFSKPQKRRWETIDLPVVIMAGGKGTRLEPFTKVFPKPLIPLGDKPIIEVIIDEFREHGLKRFYVTVNYKAEMIEAYFKCLPRDYEITFIRESEYLGTAGALRLLKGCFEGPFIVSNCDTVVKADYAEVVRLHQQQASSITIMSALRHYEIPYGVLSYGHGGEITSLVEKPECTFTINTGCYVLDTEALSLIPDGPCDMPSLISEIIAKNKKAITYPVNESDYVDIGQWDEYRRTVKVFEQVT